The region cagttgatttttccacctgcccattgtcttgtcaaccatgttatttttgtaaatcagttgttatttggttgccatggcaatggcttgagatatgatttatacatctagcaaccaaaatatctttgtttaacactgtaaaattaggggaaattaaagataaatcatattctacaacgttttttttaatcaaaatttttatttttctggggaaaaacaagccgttgccatggcaacggaccaattggaactatcttgttgattttgaatgtttctgaattttatgtatattcaattggaagcttgaaacttatcattttattcatctataccATTTACATGGGCATGTATGTCATTTTGGAGAAAttattccgttgccatggcatttttaaatttacctcccatctttaaaataaatcttacggcatatactaatacttgtgaaagtttcatgctttagtcaaaatttgcacaattcttgtgatttttggAGCTTATCCGCTCTACTATCTTGCATTtataatgaaatgattgaaCATGCGAGGTATATTATGGTCCTAAAGTTACTGTCAACATGAAGTTTAATGGGAATGCCATCGAAACTCTCGTGAAGtgttagtacatgtatatacgaTGCAAGGAAAGGATATTGTTATCAAAGTGCTTAAAGACATCTCAAATTATTCACCTCTTACTCTCCACTTTGGCTAATGTTCAATGCCTCCTTCTGCATAGTGTATAGGGTCTGATGCGGAAAGACTACACTAAGAGGCTGCAAAGCAGCTCGAGTGATGCAGCTTTTTGCATGTTGTTTTCTACGAAGTTTGCAGAGCCATCAGGAGCTGTCTTTCATGACAGCTTTACTAGCACCTACATTATTAACAATGGATAATGCTGAGTGAAAGAGAACATCAAATTAATGGGTCAATTGTAATATTTTCCTACCCTATTACTGagtgatgaatattcatgtattcatcCGGGTGATAAGATTTTTTTCCAGGCTCACGGGAAAGCTCTTGATTCTATGGATTTCAGAATTCTTTTCTAGGGATTTTCCCATCTGGAGATTAGGAATGAAGTTTTGGATCGAGACTACCATAGAGCAAAGGTGGTTTCTGTGCAAATGTTTTTTGTATGaatatatacagtgcatcccacaaaaaacgaaaccaagatttattgatgatttatcataatttgatcataattaaaatagaaaagtgacttaccattgtaaagcttagaatctccccatttatctgaaattacttagattatttttcattcatgcatgtTTATGCATGGTTTACAGTGTATATAACTGCCTTCAGGAACCAGATAGACACTGTACAAAGTCAACATGGATTTAATGTAGGGGTTACTTTTCACTGTTTTGCAGGCTGTATGGGTCTTCACGGTGAGTCTACCAGTCATCTTCATCAATGCTCAGAAACATAATGAGGGAACTTCTTTTGAGGCCCTGGACTATGTGGGAACGGTCCTGTTTGGTATCGGTCTACTTATCGAGACCGTTGCTGACCAACAGAAGTTTAATTTCCGGAATGACCCAGCTAATAAAGGAAAATGGTGCCAAGCAGGTATGcctcttccttctttctttaaAAGGAACTTAATACTTAGGATAACAGTTTTAATCATAGCAGAAAAATGTAGGTGGAGGTTTGATatgtcaaagaaaaagaaagttatggatatttgtattttgatttgtgacatcacagaCAAGCAGATCCTCATTACGGTATGttatgtgatatgaaaaattcccaaaatgccaaaatatcagaaaaatgaatttattttatttgggtGACATGGTATGTCATGAGGTACATCATACCCCCTTCTATCATTTTAACAATATTTAAATATCCATCATGGTCCATGAAAAAACTGGACTTCGCCTACAAAGGTGGAAACCTGAGAGAACACTTTGCCTACACTATTTGAAATTTCTTAGCTGAAGTTGTGTAATTACTATCTATTATATAATGCGTAGTCATGTGAAAGTGCTTCAATTCAGGAAGGCACGgcatttccttccttcctttcttgtGAAAACTTCCATGAAGCATGATAACATTGATTTTCACTGAAAAATGTGCATCCAGCCAATCAGTTGCAaagattttagtagcttataacagttgtcagtAAATAATACCACTGACAAAGTACTTCATGGAATATGCTCCCTTTGTTGTTTAGTTGTTACCATACTCAATCCAGGAAGTTGCAGGCCTGCATCTATAGGTATGAGTTTGGTGTCCAATTTGATGTAAGCTTTACTATAATTCCTATAGGTGGATGTGAAGTTCTGAACCTGATGACCCATATTGTGAAGTCTGGTTTAATTAGAGTATGATTTATCTGTGCTgcaattatgggaagccaaaattcttaaacttattttagattgtatatttcttatttttactttattctTTCCTATGTTTTTGATGGTGCAGAAAAAAGTATTTCAGTTATGCATTTGGTTCCAAATGCTCTATCTGACTAATATGACATTTAAGAGATTAGTGttacaattggctatccatagttcaGCCCAAAGTGTAGACAAATGTTTAGACTAAATCTGAGTTCAGAACATGGGCCAATTTGATTTAACTTGTGTCTACACTAACACGTCATAAGCcatcaaataagaaaaaaggatgTAAATTTCTCTTTTCTACAATGTTATGAAGCTAATACAcgaacaaacaaaatgaaaaatattaaaagatacATATGTCATCTAATCAACTTATGAATTTACCCATTTCTACAGGGCTCTGTGgctaaacacacacaaaaaatgaaaagatgtaTATTGTCAAATGTGCATATGAATGAACTCGTTTCTACAGGGTTGATGGTTAACATAAACtatcaaacaaaaaagaaaacataaaaagataTACTGTTTATACATCATCaaataaagttatgaatttcctaatttttaGAGGTTATCTGAAGCTAAACacaaacaaactaaaatgaCAATGTGAAAAAGGACAAACTGTTTGTCATCAAGTAAACTTAGATGGATTTACTCATTTCTACAGGTATATTGAGCTGGTTTATGAAGCAGAGCATAGACAACAATGAAAGTTTTGAATAGATGTATTgtatcaataaacttttgaatttacTCTTTCTCTACAGATCTATTGAGCTGGCTTATGAAGCTGAACATAAACaaagaaagttttaaaaagatgtGTTGTATCAAACTTTTGAATTCACTCATTTCTACAGGTCTTTGGAGCTGGTCTCGGCATCCTAACTACTTTGGTGAGATCATGTTATGGTGGGGGATGTTCATTATGAGCTGTAGTGTATTAACTAATGTGGAATGGATTGCAGTTCTAAGCCCTCTATTCATCTCTGCTATTCTCCTCTTCTTGAGCGGGATCCCTCTCCTTGAAGAGAGTGCTGATAGGAGATATGGAGAGTGAGTATAAACAAGAGAAAAGGGATATATATACTTCCATATATACACTAAGCACATTTTGATTTACGTCTTGATATAGGCGtcataatgtgatttttatgcAGTACTGCGCAAGTGTCAGTGTCGACCCCTCATTCACCACTCAAGTTGAGAATGCATTCAGTCTGGTTCTCACTGTCCACCAAATGATGGCATCACCCATGTTTTCGTTTGTACTGTAttacataaaatacaaaatatttcaattttctccttataataataaaaggagtgacatcatcgactcattCATTTGCATATGACTGGGTAGTGCATGTAATTGgttatgaaaaataagtgatattttgaaatacaactttataatttttcagcattatttttgttttatttttcttgttttattgaATTAAGCTTTTCATTGAAGTGGCCTTTCCCTTTAGCGAAGGATTAAGGATACAAGGTCTGGGGCTCAAAgcccataaaaaatatattagcgAGGCCCACCATCAACACCCCCATCTGGTAAAAATTAGCATGTGACAATGGTGTAGATTATATTGAAACATTGAATGATAGCATTATCCAAGATtctatttttgtcaaattttctcattatgtaaaataaattgtcaGGTTTGATTTGATTGTTCTTGAAGTACACTAATTGAAATGATATGAAGCAAGAACTTTAGATTGATAATGCCTAACTAATTTTTCTGTTATCTTCTGAACAGACTGGATTCCTATGTGATCTTCAAGAAATCAACGAGTCCATTAATCTTGTTCTGGCCACGTCTTTATCAAGTTCTGCCCTCACCTGTGAAGTGTTTGTTCT is a window of Lytechinus variegatus isolate NC3 chromosome 2, Lvar_3.0, whole genome shotgun sequence DNA encoding:
- the LOC121407143 gene encoding uncharacterized protein LOC121407143, with the protein product MDPTDVSNNQTGGPFIIDEYNLALCAIVTVAMQASFFIIAATCKFDKVTDFAGGTNFVVLALLSFFLAQTYGVRQIVATVLVFLWGIRLSGYLLYRIIKIGEDKRFDDKRENCLKFAGFWIFQAVWVFTVSLPVIFINAQKHNEGTSFEALDYVGTVLFGIGLLIETVADQQKFNFRNDPANKGKWCQAGLWSWSRHPNYFGEIMLWWGMFIMSCSVLTNVEWIAVLSPLFISAILLFLSGIPLLEESADRRYGELDSYVIFKKSTSPLILFWPRLYQVLPSPVKCLFCCEFPFYNNIGKNPPDVDGATANEQTGIARA